From Carassius carassius chromosome 15, fCarCar2.1, whole genome shotgun sequence:
ACTTTGAGAAAGGTAATTATTtatctttgtattattaattgattcttattcagttaattgttcaacctaacatgtacatttttatttttgtggtaatttGATTATCTTGAAATAATGATTGTACAACCAAGCTTTTACTTTGTACAGGTTTATCTAAGAAACTTGTCAAACTTTCAAAAATGAAGGACTGTGAGGTGCTGAAAAAATGGTTGCACAGCATCAAAAACCATGTTTACTGGAGTGCGATTTCCTCTGAGTCTGGGCCAGAAAAGGTGGCGAAGTGGAATTCACTGCAGAACCACATCCAAAATGTACATGTTCATGAGAACCACCTCTTCCCCAAGTGTGAACACCCAGACAAAGTTTCCAGGGATCCAAAAAAATGGATCCAACCAGGTATGACTGTATAGAGagacaaatgacaataaaatgacagtaaactagtaaaattttgagattttcttcatattttctgtttggttacaggatcaatagcgctccataaagtggaaaagctattatacaacaagagagttctcaaggatatagaaaagctcagccacaactttcagacgtcatcactggaggctttccacagtctgattttgcgttttgccccaaaga
This genomic window contains:
- the LOC132157732 gene encoding uncharacterized protein LOC132157732 isoform X3, which codes for MKDCEVLKKWLHSIKNHVYWSAISSESGPEKVAKWNSLQNHIQNVHVHENHLFPKCEHPDKVSRDPKKWIQPGSIALHKVEKLLYNKRVLKDIEKLSHNFQTSSLEAFHSLILRFAPKNVIFPFIGMLCRLYLAAMHYNENANREQATTTAKPVKIEPTYNYVDDLMSLLLHKVFVDPKPYAEELHAIPIPPPLSSQYEKPSKEEVIAQRVSQFSRGVAGTQHTVPLDQETVDGSG
- the LOC132157732 gene encoding uncharacterized protein LOC132157732 isoform X4; its protein translation is MKDCEVLKKWLHSIKNHVYWSAISSESGPEKVAKWNSLQNHIQNVHVHENHLFPKCEHPDKVSRDPKKWIQPGSIALHKVEKLLYNKRVLKDIEKLSHNFQTSSLEAFHSLILRFAPKNVIFPFIGMLCRLYLAAMHYNENANREQATTTAKPVKIEPTYIFVDPKPYAEELHAIPIPPPLSSQYEKPSKEEVIAQRVSQFSRGVAGTQHTVPLDQETVDGSG